A window of the Brassica napus cultivar Da-Ae chromosome C5, Da-Ae, whole genome shotgun sequence genome harbors these coding sequences:
- the BNAC05G32780D gene encoding uncharacterized protein BNAC05G32780D isoform X1 encodes MSSSRELQYLEHTYRNNRPTTGLLNSIFTARSLVSVATTVSTPKLASRRWSASDHLRFMSMMMAWLTLWVLRVFLDYLPLPLITSSSSSSSSSSSSAYSDSYHPFSFASGLLTAAAEKALVPASAPSSSSTALVKYSGSADLGTMVCDGADVPSVNSLGRALCHALALMNEIPVTSRKYQFAMGMAEKIMEENARSCNVELLDLNRVALASSFARTTTRLHDSLKRSRTADEPVGGLPLRLVSALPLGGYVASYVRGVSTCISTVRSLADMTGNLLSQSRRRESALVRAGGFQENEVELAVEKLAEELLWMTEKLRRYGAVEEGIKRWSYASGLASLSLTAAPRVQGLLVKISALLIGEMARDGTQVPGQVKFRLLANWLPLFSHARLGLAFPVLTGYERVEVERAIDKAISTLPALDQEILLTNWLQDFSVSAIEWPNLIPAYDRWCNSTRQFVM; translated from the exons ATGTCGTCGTCAAGGGAGCTACAATACTTGGAGCATACATACAGAAACAATCGTCCCACGACGGGTCTCCTCAACTCCATCTTCACCGCTCGTTCTCTTGTATCCGTTGCCACCACCGTCTCCACACCTAAGTTGGCTTCTAGGCGGTGGTCAGCTTCGGACCATCTCAGGTTCATGTCTATGATGATGGCGTGGCTAACCCTTTGGGTTCTTAGGGTTTTCTTGGActatcttcctcttcctctcatcacttcttcttcttcttcttcttcttcttcttcttcttctgcttatTCTGATTCTTATCATCCCTTTAGTTTTGCTTCGGGTCTTCTTACCGCGGCGGCTGAGAAAGCGTTGGTACCGGCTTccgctccctcctcgtcgtcaaCGGCGTTGGTGAAGTATTCAGGGTCGGCGGATTTGGGGACGATGGTTTGTGACGGCGCTGATGTGCCTTCCGTTAACTCTCTCGGTAGAGCACTTTGTCAC GCACTAGCGCTAATGAACGAGATTCCAGTAACCTCAAGAAAGTACCAATTTGCCATGGGAATGGCTGAGAAGATCATGGAAGAGAACGCCCGGAGCTGCAACGTGGAACTACTTGACCTAAATCGAGTGGCCCTCGCGTCTTCCTTTGCACGCACCACTACCCGTTTACATGACTCCTTGAAACGTTCTAGAACCGCAGACGAACCCGTTGGTGGTCTGCCTCTGCGTCTGGTCAGTGCCCTTCCTCTAGGAGGCTATGTTGCCTCTTACGTGAGAGGGGTGAGCACGTGCATCAGCACGGTGAGGTCCTTGGCGGATATGACTGGTAACTTGTTATCGCAGAGTAGGAGGAGAGAGTCTGCGTTGGTGAGAGCTGGTGGTTTTCAGGAGAATGAGGTTGAACTGGCGGTGGAGAAGCTGGCGGAGGAGTTGTTGTGGATGACGGAGAAACTTAGGCGTTATGGTGCGGTGGAAGAAGGTATAAAACGGTGGAGCTACGCTTCTGGTTTAGCTTCCTTGTCTCTTACGGCTGCTCCTAGGGTGCAAGGCCTCTTGGTTAAAATTTCAG CGCTCTTAATTGGAGAGATGGCACGAGACGGCACACAAGTTCCAGGACAAGTGAAGTTCAGGCTCCTTGCAAACTGGCTACCGTTGTTCAGTCACGCAAGGCTTGGGCTAGCGTTTCCAGTTCTGACGGGTTATGAGAGGGTTGAGGTGGAACGAGCCATAGACAAAGCGATATCTACATTGCCTGCATTAGACCAAGAGATCTTACTCACAAACTGGCTCCAAGATTTCTCAGTCTCCGCCATTGAGTGGCCCAATCTCATCCCAGCGTACGACCGTTGGTGCAACTCCACTCGCCAGTTTGTCATGTAG
- the BNAC05G32780D gene encoding uncharacterized protein BNAC05G32780D isoform X2, whose product MSSSRELQYLEHTYRNNRPTTGLLNSIFTARSLVSVATTVSTPKLASRRWSASDHLSFASGLLTAAAEKALVPASAPSSSSTALVKYSGSADLGTMVCDGADVPSVNSLGRALCHALALMNEIPVTSRKYQFAMGMAEKIMEENARSCNVELLDLNRVALASSFARTTTRLHDSLKRSRTADEPVGGLPLRLVSALPLGGYVASYVRGVSTCISTVRSLADMTGNLLSQSRRRESALVRAGGFQENEVELAVEKLAEELLWMTEKLRRYGAVEEGIKRWSYASGLASLSLTAAPRVQGLLVKISALLIGEMARDGTQVPGQVKFRLLANWLPLFSHARLGLAFPVLTGYERVEVERAIDKAISTLPALDQEILLTNWLQDFSVSAIEWPNLIPAYDRWCNSTRQFVM is encoded by the exons ATGTCGTCGTCAAGGGAGCTACAATACTTGGAGCATACATACAGAAACAATCGTCCCACGACGGGTCTCCTCAACTCCATCTTCACCGCTCGTTCTCTTGTATCCGTTGCCACCACCGTCTCCACACCTAAGTTGGCTTCTAGGCGGTGGTCAGCTTCGGACCATCTCAG TTTTGCTTCGGGTCTTCTTACCGCGGCGGCTGAGAAAGCGTTGGTACCGGCTTccgctccctcctcgtcgtcaaCGGCGTTGGTGAAGTATTCAGGGTCGGCGGATTTGGGGACGATGGTTTGTGACGGCGCTGATGTGCCTTCCGTTAACTCTCTCGGTAGAGCACTTTGTCAC GCACTAGCGCTAATGAACGAGATTCCAGTAACCTCAAGAAAGTACCAATTTGCCATGGGAATGGCTGAGAAGATCATGGAAGAGAACGCCCGGAGCTGCAACGTGGAACTACTTGACCTAAATCGAGTGGCCCTCGCGTCTTCCTTTGCACGCACCACTACCCGTTTACATGACTCCTTGAAACGTTCTAGAACCGCAGACGAACCCGTTGGTGGTCTGCCTCTGCGTCTGGTCAGTGCCCTTCCTCTAGGAGGCTATGTTGCCTCTTACGTGAGAGGGGTGAGCACGTGCATCAGCACGGTGAGGTCCTTGGCGGATATGACTGGTAACTTGTTATCGCAGAGTAGGAGGAGAGAGTCTGCGTTGGTGAGAGCTGGTGGTTTTCAGGAGAATGAGGTTGAACTGGCGGTGGAGAAGCTGGCGGAGGAGTTGTTGTGGATGACGGAGAAACTTAGGCGTTATGGTGCGGTGGAAGAAGGTATAAAACGGTGGAGCTACGCTTCTGGTTTAGCTTCCTTGTCTCTTACGGCTGCTCCTAGGGTGCAAGGCCTCTTGGTTAAAATTTCAG CGCTCTTAATTGGAGAGATGGCACGAGACGGCACACAAGTTCCAGGACAAGTGAAGTTCAGGCTCCTTGCAAACTGGCTACCGTTGTTCAGTCACGCAAGGCTTGGGCTAGCGTTTCCAGTTCTGACGGGTTATGAGAGGGTTGAGGTGGAACGAGCCATAGACAAAGCGATATCTACATTGCCTGCATTAGACCAAGAGATCTTACTCACAAACTGGCTCCAAGATTTCTCAGTCTCCGCCATTGAGTGGCCCAATCTCATCCCAGCGTACGACCGTTGGTGCAACTCCACTCGCCAGTTTGTCATGTAG
- the LOC106425080 gene encoding E3 ubiquitin ligase BIG BROTHER-related isoform X1: MPMENDNDHAANVVLTAEQASKVNDTAVRLPENLQTGVVSESGGGSEKGEEAVETAVEEDVDESGSNTVGELPPRSSSARVPFTNLSQIDADLALARTLQEQERAYMMLAMNSEVSDYGSWETGSYVYEDDDEYETDDDPQGDAPDVNAHEDEGRIADEEEVGYSDDEAFARAIQEAEEREMADRLSALTGLANRVEDPEEDDHTSQDAWDEMDPDELSYEELLALGDIVGTESRGLSADTIASLPSKRYKDGDNQNGTNESCVICRLDYEDDDDLILLPCKHSYHSGCINNWLKINKSCPVCSAEVSTSTAGQS; this comes from the exons ATGCCCATGGAGAACGACAATGACCACGCCGCCAACGTCGTCCTCACCGCCGAGCAAGCGAGCAAGGTTAACGACACTGCCGTACGGTTGCCGGAGAATCTTCAGACCGGCGTCGTCTCAGAATCCGGAGGTGGAAGCGAGAAAGGAGAGGAAGCGGTGGAGACGGCGGTGGAGGAGGATGTGGATGAGAGCGGATCGAATACGGTGGGAGAGCTACCTCCCCGATCTTCCTCAGCGAGAGTTCCGTTCACTAATCTAAGCCAGATTGATGCGGATCTTGCTCTCGCTCGCACGCTCCAAGAACAG GAGCGGGCGTATATGATGCTGGCGATGAACAGTGAAGTCAGTGACTATGGGagctgggaaactggaagctaTGTATACGAAGATGATGACGAGTACGAAACAGATGATGATCCTCAGGGAGATGCGCCAGATGTTAATGCTCATGAAGATGAAGGCAGGATTGctgacgaagaagaagttggCTATTCAGATGATGAAGCCTTTGCTAGAGCTATTCAGGAAGCTGAGGAAAGGGAAATGGCAGATAGGTTGTCTGCCTTAACTGGGTTAGCAAATC GGGTTGAAGATCCGGAGGAGGATGATCATACTTCTCAG gaTGCCTGGGATGAGATGGATCCTGATGAGCTTTCATATGAG GAGTTGCTTGCGCTTGGCGATATTGTGGGAACCGAGAGTAGAGGGCTGTCTGCTGATACAATTGCATCTTTGCCTTCAAAAAGATATAAAGATGGAGACAATCAGAACGGAACCAATGAATC TTGTGTTATATGTCGTCTGGACTATGAGGATGACGATGACTTGATACTTCTTCCATGCAAACATTCTTACCACTCGGGGTGCATAAATAACTGGTTGAAGATAAACAAG AGTTGCCCGGTATGCAGCGCAGAAGTTTCAACTTCCACAGCTGGACAAAGCTAA
- the LOC106425080 gene encoding E3 ubiquitin ligase BIG BROTHER-related isoform X2, producing the protein MPMENDNDHAANVVLTAEQASKVNDTAVRLPENLQTGVVSESGGGSEKGEEAVETAVEEDVDESGSNTVGELPPRSSSARVPFTNLSQIDADLALARTLQEQERAYMMLAMNSEVSDYGSWETGSYVYEDDDEYETDDDPQGDAPDVNAHEDEGRIADEEEVGYSDDEAFARAIQEAEEREMADRLSALTGLANRVEDPEEDDHTSQDAWDEMDPDELSYEELLALGDIVGTESRGLSADTIASLPSKRYKDGDNQNGTNESCVICRLDYEDDDDLILLPCKHSYHSGCINNWLKINKEHFSAC; encoded by the exons ATGCCCATGGAGAACGACAATGACCACGCCGCCAACGTCGTCCTCACCGCCGAGCAAGCGAGCAAGGTTAACGACACTGCCGTACGGTTGCCGGAGAATCTTCAGACCGGCGTCGTCTCAGAATCCGGAGGTGGAAGCGAGAAAGGAGAGGAAGCGGTGGAGACGGCGGTGGAGGAGGATGTGGATGAGAGCGGATCGAATACGGTGGGAGAGCTACCTCCCCGATCTTCCTCAGCGAGAGTTCCGTTCACTAATCTAAGCCAGATTGATGCGGATCTTGCTCTCGCTCGCACGCTCCAAGAACAG GAGCGGGCGTATATGATGCTGGCGATGAACAGTGAAGTCAGTGACTATGGGagctgggaaactggaagctaTGTATACGAAGATGATGACGAGTACGAAACAGATGATGATCCTCAGGGAGATGCGCCAGATGTTAATGCTCATGAAGATGAAGGCAGGATTGctgacgaagaagaagttggCTATTCAGATGATGAAGCCTTTGCTAGAGCTATTCAGGAAGCTGAGGAAAGGGAAATGGCAGATAGGTTGTCTGCCTTAACTGGGTTAGCAAATC GGGTTGAAGATCCGGAGGAGGATGATCATACTTCTCAG gaTGCCTGGGATGAGATGGATCCTGATGAGCTTTCATATGAG GAGTTGCTTGCGCTTGGCGATATTGTGGGAACCGAGAGTAGAGGGCTGTCTGCTGATACAATTGCATCTTTGCCTTCAAAAAGATATAAAGATGGAGACAATCAGAACGGAACCAATGAATC TTGTGTTATATGTCGTCTGGACTATGAGGATGACGATGACTTGATACTTCTTCCATGCAAACATTCTTACCACTCGGGGTGCATAAATAACTGGTTGAAGATAAACAAG GAACACTTCTCAGCTTGTTGA
- the LOC125587006 gene encoding uncharacterized protein LOC125587006 translates to MSGFGHCISVSSTESELEEPASTDQEEAASTEPEFIVTTPTFPERLFSRNCYPGKPRLNIYSKASIIGSLVKFLRGSPEMNCLLGSQFGALFHLPVSRCSNSAKLVHSLLSRQLVTMRLYELWFLFADKPLRFSLREFGDITWLKCEPEREKVGNGSESIDATPGRMWKELFETEDEDVTVPDVLRMLEQPSLPEWKRLPLALIALVDGLLVCGHKLLRVTPAYVEMLEDTRSFLQYPWGREAFVSTLSRLRPPQPSDPSKMDKSLSVMRLRLKQQSTACYGFPLALQPFAFKAIPSLLEKIPEPNKTTSFLQEPEGCDSTNALLNFEDILLVETQTEVQCCCLSYLQNRS, encoded by the coding sequence ATGTCTGGATTTGGTCATTGTATTTCAGTATCTAGCACGGAGTCCGAACTAGAGGAACCTGCATCCACCGACCAAGAAGAAGCTGCATCCACCGAGCCGGAATTTATTGTCACCACGCCGACTTTCCCGGAAAGACTGTTCTCACGTAATTGCTATCCTGGCAAACCTCGATTGAACATCTATTCAAAGGCGAGTATCATTGGATCGTTAGTGAAGTTTCTAAGAGGCTCCCCTGAAATGAATTGTCTGCTAGGAAGTCAGTTTGGAGCTCTGTTCCACTTACCTGTATCGCGCTGCTCAAACTCTGCGAAACTTGTACATTCTCTCCTCAGCCGTCAGCTGGTTACGATGCGCCTATATGAGCTCTGGTTCTTGTTTGCAGACAAGCCACTACGCTTTTCTCTGCGTGAGTTCGGAGACATCACATGGCTGAAATGCGAGCCTGAAAGGGAAAAAGTTGGAAACGGGTCAGAATCTATCGATGCCACACCTGGACGTATGTGGAAAGAGTTGTTTGAAACTGAAGATGAAGACGTGACTGTACCAGATGTTCTTCGTATGCTTGAACAGCCTAGTCTTCCTGAGTGGAAGCGGTTGCCACTAGCTCTCATTGCGCTTGTAGATGGGCTCCTGGTTTGTGGTCACAAACTTCTTCGTGTGACGCCTGCTTACGTCGAGATGCTGGAAGACACCAGATCATTTCTTCaatatccatgggggagagagGCATTCGTCAGCACTCTGTCTAGATTGAGACCACCTCAACCTTCTGATCCTTCTAAAATGGATAAATCCCTTTCGGTCATGCGCCTTCGTTTGAAACAGCAGTCAACAGCGTGTTATGGGTTCCCTCTGGCGCTGCAACCTTTTGCTTTTAAAGCTATCCCCTCATTGCTTGAGAAAATTCCTGAACCTAATAAAACCACTTCTTTCTTGCAAGAACCAGAAGGATGCGACTCAACAAATGCACTTCTGAATTTTGAAGACATACTTCTGGTGGAAACCCAAACTGAGGTACAATGTTGTTGTCTATCTTATTTGCAAAACAGAAGTTAA